Proteins encoded within one genomic window of Bacteroides sedimenti:
- the metA gene encoding homoserine O-acetyltransferase MetA, translating to MPLNLPDKLPAIELLKEENIFVIDNSRASQQDIRPLKIAILNLMPLKITTETDLIRLLSNTPLQLEVSFMKLKSHTSKNTPIEHMMTFYKDFETMKKEKYDGMIITGAPVEQMDYEEVNYWDEITEIFDWTRTHVTSTLYICWAAQAGLYHHYGVPKYPLYKKMFGVFAHTPNDILNPIFRGFDDIFYVPHSRHTEIRKEDIEKVSELEILSESDDAGVYLVMGKNGREFYVTGHSEYSPLTLDEEYKRDLAKGLDIEMPCNYYRDDNPKNTPLVRWRGHANLLFSNWLNYFVYQETPYNIDDIR from the coding sequence ATGCCGTTAAATTTACCTGATAAATTACCAGCTATTGAGTTGCTCAAGGAAGAGAATATCTTTGTTATTGATAATTCCCGGGCAAGTCAGCAGGATATTCGTCCGCTGAAGATTGCGATTCTCAATCTGATGCCGCTGAAAATAACCACAGAAACCGATTTAATCCGCCTGTTGTCCAACACGCCGCTTCAACTGGAAGTCTCTTTCATGAAACTTAAAAGTCACACTTCGAAGAATACTCCGATAGAGCATATGATGACTTTTTACAAGGATTTTGAAACAATGAAGAAGGAGAAATACGATGGAATGATTATTACCGGTGCCCCGGTGGAGCAAATGGATTATGAAGAGGTTAATTATTGGGATGAGATAACTGAAATCTTTGATTGGACCCGAACTCATGTTACCTCTACGCTATATATTTGCTGGGCTGCACAGGCCGGATTGTACCATCATTACGGAGTGCCCAAATATCCGTTATACAAAAAGATGTTTGGTGTGTTTGCTCATACACCGAATGATATTCTTAACCCCATTTTCCGTGGGTTTGATGATATCTTTTATGTGCCTCACAGCCGCCATACTGAAATTCGTAAGGAGGATATCGAGAAAGTTTCCGAACTGGAGATTCTTTCTGAATCGGACGATGCCGGAGTGTATTTGGTAATGGGAAAGAATGGACGCGAATTTTATGTAACCGGTCACTCGGAGTATTCACCGTTAACTCTTGATGAAGAGTATAAACGCGACCTGGCAAAGGGACTTGATATTGAAATGCCGTGTAACTACTATCGCGATGACAACCCTAAAAATACTCCTTTGGTTCGCTGGCGGGGACATGCCAATTTGTTGTTTTCCAACTGGCTGAACTATTTTGTGTACCAGGAAACTCCTTACAATATTGATGATATCCGATGA
- a CDS encoding TolC family protein: MKKIVILFMLLLAASGAKPQADGIGRILKSIEANNKELKASSQLTVSRKLEAKTENNLSDPSVSYSYQFGSPSSLGKASELNVSQEFDFPTLYSRRSELIRLKGDVFDRQEGSLRQQILLSAKQICLDLILLNKQKALYEKWLKLGDEIADLYKQRLELGDANALETNKIQLEQLNARTEYQFNEAQRRGKLLELQALNGNIPVEFSDTIYIAEENITDFASLKQEALSGNAELLSLEREQKVAQQQLAVNKSQWLPKLELGYRRNTGLGQQFNGMIVGFSLPLFENKNKVKQAKAQSVYVDLKKESLSQQTEVRLLQLYKDAQMLRNSMKEYNQSIMETSMPLLSEALRKKQISIVEYSVDAATIFRAHLNYMTLESRYHKVMAELYQHKL; this comes from the coding sequence ATGAAAAAAATAGTGATTCTTTTTATGCTATTGCTTGCTGCTTCCGGAGCAAAACCTCAGGCAGACGGCATTGGGCGAATTCTTAAAAGCATTGAAGCGAATAACAAGGAATTAAAGGCTTCAAGCCAGCTAACCGTTTCCCGAAAACTGGAAGCAAAGACAGAGAATAACCTTTCTGATCCGTCTGTTTCCTACAGTTACCAGTTCGGTTCACCTTCTTCTTTGGGAAAAGCCTCCGAACTGAATGTTTCACAGGAGTTCGATTTTCCAACTCTTTACAGTCGGCGTAGCGAACTAATCCGTTTAAAAGGGGATGTGTTTGACAGGCAGGAAGGAAGCCTCAGGCAACAGATACTTCTTTCGGCCAAACAGATTTGTCTGGACCTGATTTTGTTGAACAAACAGAAGGCTCTTTACGAGAAATGGCTGAAACTAGGAGATGAGATAGCTGATTTGTATAAACAACGGTTGGAACTGGGAGATGCAAATGCCCTTGAAACTAACAAGATTCAGCTTGAACAGCTGAATGCACGTACAGAATATCAATTTAATGAAGCACAGCGACGTGGAAAATTATTGGAACTTCAGGCATTGAATGGGAATATCCCGGTAGAGTTTTCGGATACAATCTATATTGCGGAGGAAAATATAACCGATTTTGCCTCATTAAAGCAGGAAGCACTGTCAGGAAATGCAGAACTTCTTTCGTTGGAAAGAGAACAAAAGGTTGCGCAACAGCAGCTTGCGGTGAACAAATCACAGTGGTTGCCTAAGCTGGAGTTGGGGTACCGAAGAAACACCGGATTGGGGCAACAGTTTAACGGAATGATTGTGGGCTTTTCTCTTCCTCTGTTTGAGAATAAAAACAAAGTGAAACAGGCTAAAGCACAATCTGTATATGTAGACCTCAAGAAGGAAAGCCTTTCCCAACAGACAGAGGTAAGATTGTTGCAGCTCTATAAAGATGCGCAGATGTTGAGAAATTCCATGAAAGAGTACAACCAGTCTATAATGGAAACATCAATGCCTTTGCTTAGTGAGGCGCTGCGTAAGAAGCAGATTTCCATTGTTGAGTATAGCGTTGACGCTGCTACAATTTTCAGGGCTCATCTTAATTATATGACACTTGAAAGTCGATATCATAAAGTGATGGCAGAACTATATCAACATAAACTTTGA
- a CDS encoding efflux RND transporter permease subunit codes for MLNKIIHYSLHNRMVVLFASVILLVAGFYTALHTEVDVFPDLNAPTVVVMTEAKGMAPEEVERLVTFPVETAVNGATDVRRVRSSSTTGLSVVQVEFNWGTDIYLARQIVSEKLAAVSESLPANVGKPTLGPQSSILGEMLIIGLTADSTSMLDLRTIADWTIRPRLLSTGGVAQVAVLGGDIKEFQLLLDQARMKHYNVTIDEVMNATRGMNQNANGGVIYEYGNEYIVRGVLSTSKLEELSKAVIKRNGEMPVLLQDIADVRVSGKEPKLGVASEKGKPAVLITVTKQPNTSTIDLTEKLEAAVKDLQKNLPADVKVSTDSFRQSRFIDSSIGNVKKSLYEGSFFVVLVLLLFLANVRTTFISLITLPLSLLVTILTMHYMGLTINTMSLGGMAIAIGSLVDDAIVDVENVYKRLRENRMKGKDKQKTIFSVVFEASKEVRTPILNSTLIIIVSFVPLFFLSGMEGRMLVPLGISFIISLVASTIVALTLTPVLCSYLLGREKNDGIPKEAFVARYLKGIYERALNWSLNHNRLVIGGTFGLFLVAFVLSFTLGRSFLPPFNEGSFTINVSSLPGISLEESDNIGRRAEQLLMKIPEIKTVVRKTGRAELDEHALGVNVSEIEAPFELKERSREEVVADVRQKLSSLVGTNIEIGQPISHRIDAMLSGSKAQIAIKLFGDDLNKMFGIGNQIKSVIKDVKGIADLNVEQQIERPQLKITPRREMLAKYGISLPEFSEFINVSLAGEVVSQVYEEGKTFDLTVKVRDNDKDEAEKIRGLMIDANGTKIPLEHIAEVTSSMGPNTINRENVKRKIVISANVSERDLRSVVNDIQKRIDQNVKLPEGYHVEYGGQFESEQAASRILMLTSILSVVVIFLILFHEFKSARQSAIVLINLPLALIGGVFALLITTGEISIPAIIGFISLFGIATRNGMLLISHYNHLRDQGHSLHECVIQGSLDRLNPILMTALCSALALIPLALNGDLPGNEIQSPMAKVILGGLLTSTFLNGFIIPGVYLSMNKKKK; via the coding sequence ATGCTTAATAAAATAATACACTATTCCCTACATAACCGGATGGTTGTGTTGTTTGCTTCCGTTATATTGCTTGTGGCTGGTTTTTATACCGCTTTGCATACGGAAGTGGATGTTTTTCCTGATTTGAATGCACCAACGGTTGTTGTAATGACCGAAGCAAAAGGTATGGCTCCTGAAGAAGTGGAGCGGCTGGTTACCTTTCCGGTTGAGACGGCAGTGAACGGTGCGACGGATGTACGCCGCGTACGTTCTTCTTCGACTACAGGTCTTTCTGTAGTTCAGGTGGAGTTTAACTGGGGGACGGATATTTATCTGGCCCGGCAGATTGTTTCAGAAAAGCTGGCTGCCGTAAGTGAATCGTTGCCGGCTAATGTTGGAAAACCCACTCTGGGGCCACAATCTTCTATTTTAGGAGAAATGCTGATTATTGGCTTAACTGCCGATTCAACTTCGATGCTTGATTTGAGAACCATTGCTGACTGGACCATTCGTCCACGACTTCTTTCTACAGGAGGTGTGGCACAAGTGGCTGTACTGGGTGGTGATATCAAGGAATTCCAGCTATTGTTGGACCAAGCCAGAATGAAGCATTATAATGTGACGATTGATGAAGTGATGAACGCCACCCGGGGCATGAACCAAAATGCCAACGGCGGGGTGATTTATGAATACGGAAATGAATATATTGTGCGGGGTGTGCTTTCCACGTCTAAACTTGAGGAACTTTCAAAAGCCGTGATAAAGAGGAATGGTGAAATGCCGGTGCTCTTACAGGACATTGCCGACGTTCGTGTATCAGGAAAAGAGCCCAAGCTTGGAGTCGCCTCCGAGAAAGGGAAACCGGCAGTGCTGATTACTGTAACTAAACAACCCAATACCAGTACAATTGATTTGACTGAAAAACTGGAAGCTGCGGTTAAAGATTTACAGAAAAATCTGCCGGCCGATGTGAAAGTTTCCACTGATAGTTTCCGTCAATCCCGCTTTATTGACAGTTCAATCGGCAATGTGAAGAAATCATTGTACGAGGGCTCCTTTTTTGTGGTACTTGTGCTACTTCTTTTCCTGGCCAATGTGCGGACAACATTTATTTCGTTGATTACGTTGCCTCTTTCTCTGTTGGTCACCATTCTTACAATGCACTATATGGGGCTGACCATCAATACGATGAGTCTGGGAGGAATGGCGATAGCTATTGGATCGCTGGTTGACGATGCGATTGTAGACGTGGAGAATGTCTATAAACGGCTGAGGGAAAACCGGATGAAGGGCAAGGATAAGCAGAAAACAATATTCTCGGTTGTATTCGAGGCTTCAAAAGAGGTGCGTACTCCGATTTTGAACTCAACGTTGATAATAATTGTCAGCTTCGTGCCGCTCTTCTTCCTTTCAGGCATGGAAGGACGTATGCTTGTACCACTGGGTATCTCCTTCATTATATCGTTGGTAGCTTCTACCATTGTTGCCCTTACTTTAACTCCGGTGCTTTGCAGCTATCTGTTAGGTCGTGAGAAGAATGACGGAATTCCTAAAGAAGCCTTTGTAGCGAGGTATCTGAAGGGAATCTACGAACGGGCATTGAACTGGTCATTGAATCATAACCGATTGGTGATAGGTGGAACCTTTGGACTGTTTCTTGTGGCTTTTGTCTTATCTTTCACTTTGGGAAGAAGCTTTTTGCCGCCGTTCAATGAAGGGTCGTTTACCATCAATGTAAGTAGCCTACCGGGTATATCACTTGAGGAATCGGACAATATCGGTCGTAGGGCAGAGCAACTGCTGATGAAGATTCCTGAGATAAAGACTGTTGTTCGTAAAACCGGACGAGCCGAGCTCGATGAACACGCCTTGGGTGTGAATGTCTCAGAAATTGAGGCACCGTTCGAGTTGAAGGAACGCTCGCGTGAAGAGGTGGTGGCTGATGTTCGTCAGAAACTCTCTTCCCTTGTGGGAACGAATATTGAAATTGGTCAACCAATATCTCACCGTATTGATGCGATGCTTTCGGGAAGTAAAGCACAGATTGCGATCAAACTTTTTGGTGATGACCTGAATAAAATGTTCGGGATAGGGAATCAAATAAAATCTGTAATAAAGGATGTTAAGGGTATTGCCGACCTGAATGTGGAACAGCAGATTGAGCGTCCACAGCTAAAAATAACTCCCAGAAGAGAGATGTTGGCTAAGTATGGAATCTCATTGCCCGAGTTCTCGGAATTTATCAATGTCTCCCTGGCAGGAGAGGTTGTTTCACAGGTTTATGAAGAAGGAAAGACCTTTGATTTAACGGTGAAGGTGAGAGATAATGACAAAGATGAAGCGGAAAAGATACGCGGACTCATGATTGATGCCAATGGAACTAAGATTCCGCTTGAACATATAGCAGAAGTTACTTCGTCCATGGGACCAAATACGATTAACCGTGAAAATGTGAAACGGAAAATCGTGATATCGGCCAATGTATCTGAAAGAGACTTACGCAGCGTAGTGAATGATATTCAGAAACGAATCGATCAGAATGTGAAACTTCCGGAAGGTTATCATGTTGAGTATGGCGGACAGTTTGAAAGTGAGCAGGCTGCTTCAAGGATTCTAATGCTGACTTCAATCCTCTCTGTAGTAGTTATCTTCCTGATTCTCTTTCATGAATTTAAGAGTGCAAGACAATCGGCTATTGTGTTGATTAACCTGCCTCTGGCCCTGATTGGAGGAGTCTTTGCTCTGTTGATAACCACAGGAGAGATAAGTATCCCGGCAATCATTGGGTTTATTTCCCTGTTTGGTATCGCAACCAGAAACGGAATGTTGCTGATATCTCATTATAACCATCTTCGTGATCAGGGACATTCTCTTCACGAATGTGTTATTCAGGGATCTCTCGATCGGTTAAATCCTATTTTGATGACAGCACTTTGTTCGGCTCTGGCATTGATTCCTTTAGCGTTGAATGGTGATTTACCTGGTAACGAAATACAGAGTCCGATGGCAAAGGTGATTTTGGGAGGGCTTTTGACGTCCACCTTCCTGAATGGGTTCATCATTCCGGGTGTTTATTTGAGTATGAACAAAAAGAAGAAATAG
- a CDS encoding efflux RND transporter periplasmic adaptor subunit, whose translation MKKIFLMCSLCAFLLGSCNGNSASKGHEHEHEQEEQNGEHKEEGAEKHSDEIILPKVKADAAGVEVQVIKPSSFCQVIKTSGQVMPAQGDEATVVATAAGIVSFRTLLTEGAKVSKGTSLLTISSKEIVDGDPINKARSSYQIAKQEYDRSKELLKSRIVSEREFNMVKENYENARLTFEAISKNHSANGQAVKSPISGFVNKILVKEGDYVSVGQQIASVTQNKKLFLRAELSEKHYSSLKTITSANFKTPYDEKVYGLKELNGRLVSFGKASDATSFYIPVTFEFDNKGEVIPGAFVEVYLLSSPKNNVLTVPRTALTDEGGLFFVYLQLDEEGYKKQEVKLGADDGIKVEILSGIKPGDRVVTKGAYQVKLASASSAIPAHSHEH comes from the coding sequence ATGAAAAAGATATTTCTTATGTGCTCTCTTTGTGCATTCCTATTAGGTAGCTGTAATGGGAACTCTGCATCCAAAGGGCATGAGCACGAACACGAACAGGAAGAACAAAATGGCGAACACAAAGAGGAAGGAGCTGAAAAGCATTCCGATGAAATAATACTACCCAAAGTCAAGGCGGATGCGGCCGGGGTGGAGGTACAAGTGATTAAACCTTCCAGTTTCTGTCAGGTTATAAAAACAAGCGGGCAGGTGATGCCGGCACAAGGTGATGAGGCTACTGTGGTAGCTACTGCGGCAGGGATTGTCTCCTTTAGAACATTGCTCACAGAAGGAGCGAAGGTAAGTAAAGGGACTTCGTTGCTTACCATCTCCTCCAAAGAGATTGTTGATGGCGATCCGATTAATAAAGCCCGTAGCTCTTACCAGATAGCGAAGCAAGAATACGACCGCTCGAAAGAATTGTTGAAGAGCAGGATTGTGTCTGAACGAGAATTTAATATGGTAAAAGAAAATTATGAGAATGCTCGTCTTACATTTGAGGCGATAAGCAAGAATCATTCTGCGAATGGACAAGCTGTGAAATCTCCTATATCGGGCTTCGTAAATAAGATTTTGGTTAAAGAGGGGGATTACGTGTCAGTAGGTCAGCAAATTGCAAGTGTGACACAGAATAAGAAGCTATTCCTGAGGGCTGAGTTGTCTGAAAAGCATTATTCTTCCTTAAAAACGATTACATCCGCCAATTTTAAAACACCATACGATGAAAAAGTTTACGGATTGAAAGAGCTGAACGGACGTCTTGTTTCTTTTGGCAAGGCTTCTGATGCCACTTCGTTTTATATCCCGGTTACTTTTGAATTTGATAATAAAGGCGAGGTTATACCCGGAGCTTTTGTAGAGGTCTATTTGTTATCTTCTCCTAAAAATAATGTTTTGACTGTTCCCAGAACGGCTCTGACTGATGAAGGAGGACTTTTCTTTGTCTATTTGCAACTGGATGAAGAGGGCTATAAAAAACAAGAGGTGAAGCTGGGTGCTGATGATGGTATAAAGGTTGAGATTCTTTCTGGTATTAAACCGGGTGATAGGGTGGTTACGAAAGGAGCTTATCAGGTAAAACTAGCATCGGCCAGTAGTGCTATCCCCGCACATTCACACGAACATTAA
- a CDS encoding DUF6769 family protein, whose translation MEKRRHISWLLILVSMLVLIVPVLPHHHHNGEEICFLNDENPGSEHHQEDPDCEGYCVTKLHFSVQHHNYSITQLQDFPVFTLFLEDIQVALLPPKLKISDRLVCFSEPLYGSGFHRLASLRAPPVI comes from the coding sequence ATGGAAAAGAGAAGACATATCAGTTGGTTGTTAATACTGGTTAGCATGTTGGTGCTGATTGTTCCGGTGTTGCCCCATCATCACCATAATGGTGAGGAGATTTGTTTCTTGAATGATGAGAATCCTGGTTCGGAGCATCATCAGGAAGATCCTGATTGTGAAGGATACTGCGTTACCAAACTTCACTTCTCTGTTCAACATCATAACTATTCAATTACACAATTACAAGATTTTCCGGTTTTCACTCTTTTCTTAGAGGATATACAAGTTGCGTTACTTCCTCCAAAATTAAAGATTTCAGACCGGTTAGTCTGTTTTTCGGAGCCTTTATATGGTTCCGGATTTCACCGCCTTGCTTCTCTTCGTGCACCTCCGGTAATCTAA
- a CDS encoding M13 family metallopeptidase has translation MRLKNYLPLVAFCLMSSTWNCELKAQLTPGVDFNNLDKSTLPGNSFYQYACGGWMKNNPLTGEYSRFGSFDKLAENNREQLKGLIEELAKTKNEQGTVAQKIGDLYNIAMDSEKLNKEGAAPIKPYLKKIAALKGKSGIYALLADMREIGLDPYFGVYVGADDMNSSMNMVHAYQSGISMGEREYYLDNDAKTKEIRDKYKQHIVKMFQLAGFDKVYAQKAMTSVMAIETRLAKAARTKVELRDPHANYNKMTIATLKKEFPSFGWDGFFAGFGLKGLKDINVGQPASVKEVVNIINTVPMKEQIAYLQWKLIDASASYLSDDFYKANFDFYSKTMNGVKEMKPRWKRAVAVVDGSLGEAVGQMYVKKYFPAAAKERMVTLVKNLQESLGERIQNLPWMSDVTKTKALEKLSAFHVKIGYPDKWRDYSGLQIKNDSYWANIERSNKFETEYNISKAGKPVDKDEWHMTPQTVNAYYNPTTNEICFPAGILQYPFFDMNADDAFNYGAIGVVIGHEMTHGFDDSGRQYDKDGNLKDWWTAEDAKNFDERAAVMVNFFDKIEVAPGVHANGKFTLGENIADHGGLQIAYQAFKKATANASLPTIDGFTPEQRFFLAYAGVWAGNIRPEAILTRTKSDPHSLGKWRVDGALPHINAWYKAFNITEKDPMFLPVEKRVSIW, from the coding sequence ATGAGATTGAAGAATTATTTACCACTTGTAGCTTTTTGTCTGATGAGTTCGACATGGAACTGTGAACTGAAAGCTCAGCTGACTCCTGGAGTTGATTTCAATAATCTTGATAAGTCGACCTTACCTGGAAACAGCTTTTATCAATATGCCTGTGGAGGCTGGATGAAAAATAATCCGTTGACAGGTGAATATTCGCGTTTCGGCTCTTTTGATAAGCTGGCCGAAAATAACCGTGAACAGCTGAAAGGCTTGATTGAAGAGCTTGCCAAAACCAAGAATGAACAAGGAACGGTGGCTCAGAAAATTGGTGATTTGTACAATATCGCTATGGATAGCGAGAAGCTGAATAAAGAAGGAGCTGCTCCTATCAAACCATATTTGAAAAAAATTGCCGCATTAAAAGGGAAATCCGGAATTTACGCCTTGCTGGCAGATATGCGTGAAATAGGATTAGATCCCTATTTTGGTGTGTATGTGGGCGCAGATGATATGAACAGCTCCATGAATATGGTGCATGCATATCAGAGCGGTATCAGCATGGGCGAAAGGGAATATTACCTTGATAATGATGCCAAGACTAAAGAGATTCGTGATAAATACAAACAGCACATTGTTAAGATGTTCCAACTGGCTGGATTCGATAAAGTGTATGCCCAGAAGGCTATGACTTCGGTAATGGCAATCGAAACTCGTTTGGCAAAGGCTGCTCGTACAAAGGTTGAGCTGAGAGACCCTCATGCAAACTATAATAAGATGACAATTGCTACCCTTAAAAAGGAATTTCCGTCGTTTGGATGGGATGGCTTTTTTGCCGGTTTCGGACTGAAAGGGTTGAAAGACATCAATGTGGGTCAACCTGCCTCGGTGAAGGAAGTGGTGAACATCATTAATACTGTTCCTATGAAAGAACAGATTGCATATCTGCAGTGGAAACTGATTGATGCATCTGCTTCTTACCTGAGCGACGATTTCTATAAAGCTAACTTTGACTTCTACAGCAAAACCATGAATGGCGTGAAAGAGATGAAACCTCGCTGGAAACGTGCCGTGGCAGTTGTGGATGGCTCTTTGGGTGAAGCTGTGGGACAGATGTATGTGAAGAAATACTTCCCCGCTGCTGCCAAGGAAAGAATGGTGACTCTGGTGAAGAACCTTCAGGAATCTTTGGGTGAACGTATTCAGAATCTGCCTTGGATGAGCGATGTTACCAAGACAAAAGCTCTTGAAAAGCTATCGGCATTTCATGTAAAAATTGGATATCCTGACAAGTGGAGGGATTATTCTGGTTTGCAGATAAAGAATGACTCTTACTGGGCAAACATTGAACGTTCAAACAAATTCGAAACTGAATATAACATTTCAAAAGCCGGTAAACCTGTGGATAAAGATGAATGGCATATGACTCCTCAAACGGTAAATGCATATTATAATCCTACAACAAATGAAATCTGCTTCCCGGCTGGAATCCTGCAATACCCATTCTTTGATATGAATGCAGATGATGCGTTTAATTACGGAGCCATCGGAGTGGTTATTGGTCATGAGATGACACACGGATTTGATGATTCGGGCAGACAATATGATAAGGATGGTAACCTGAAAGACTGGTGGACTGCAGAAGATGCCAAAAACTTTGATGAAAGAGCAGCTGTAATGGTTAATTTCTTCGATAAAATTGAGGTGGCACCAGGTGTTCATGCCAACGGGAAATTTACTCTTGGAGAGAACATTGCCGATCATGGTGGTTTGCAGATTGCTTACCAAGCCTTTAAAAAGGCTACAGCAAATGCATCGCTGCCAACTATTGATGGGTTTACTCCCGAACAGCGCTTCTTCCTTGCTTATGCAGGAGTATGGGCTGGTAATATCCGCCCGGAAGCCATCTTGACAAGAACCAAGTCTGACCCTCACTCATTGGGTAAATGGCGTGTGGATGGAGCCCTTCCTCACATCAATGCTTGGTATAAGGCTTTCAACATTACAGAGAAAGATCCGATGTTCCTTCCTGTTGAAAAGAGAGTCTCCATTTGGTAA
- the abc-f gene encoding ribosomal protection-like ABC-F family protein: MVSIEGLKVEFNARALFDDVSYVINKKDRIALVGKNGAGKSTMLKILAGLQVPTAGTVSAPKDVTIGYLPQVMILSDKHTVMEEAELAFEHISELQASIERMNQELADRTDYESEGYHKLIDRFTHENERFLMMGGTNYQAEIERTLGGLGFSREDFSRPTSEFSGGWRMRIELAKLLLRRPDVLLLDEPTNHLDIESIQWLENFLSTRCNAVVLVSHDRAFIDAVTNRTIEISCGKIYDYKVSYSHFVELRKERREQQLRAYENQQKQIQETEDFVERFRYKATKAVQVQSRIKQLEKIERIEVDEEDNSSLRLKFPPSLRSGNYPVIAEDLVKSYGDHVVFHDVNLTINRGEKVAFVGKNGEGKSTLVKCIMGEIDYQGKLTIGHNVQIGYFAQNQAQMLDESLTVFDTIDYVATGDIRTKIRDILGAFMFGGEASDKKVKVLSGGERTRLAMIKLLLEPVNLLILDEPTNHLDMRTKDVLKDAIRDFDGTVIIVSHDREFLDGLVTKVYEFGGGLVKEHLGGIYDFLQKKKMESLNELQSKPSLSASPTTKKEDAEAASENKLSYEAQKELNKKLRKLEKQVSDCEDKIEELEEKITGVEQKMATPEGASDMELYAEHQKLKQELDSVVEEWEVASMELEEAKGE, from the coding sequence ATGGTTTCAATAGAAGGATTAAAAGTTGAGTTTAACGCAAGGGCGCTTTTTGACGACGTATCGTATGTGATTAATAAGAAAGACCGCATTGCTTTGGTTGGGAAAAACGGCGCGGGTAAATCTACCATGCTGAAGATTCTTGCAGGGTTGCAGGTTCCTACGGCAGGTACGGTCTCTGCTCCCAAAGATGTAACCATCGGGTATCTTCCGCAGGTAATGATTTTAAGCGACAAGCATACCGTGATGGAAGAGGCGGAACTGGCTTTTGAACATATTTCTGAGCTTCAGGCAAGCATTGAGCGGATGAATCAGGAACTGGCAGACAGGACTGATTACGAATCGGAGGGCTATCACAAGTTGATAGACCGCTTTACTCATGAGAATGAACGCTTCCTGATGATGGGGGGCACCAACTATCAAGCTGAAATTGAAAGAACGTTGGGAGGATTGGGTTTTAGTCGTGAAGACTTTTCGCGTCCTACTTCAGAGTTCAGCGGTGGATGGCGTATGCGAATAGAACTTGCTAAGCTGCTTCTCAGAAGACCGGATGTACTTTTGCTTGATGAGCCGACAAACCACCTCGATATTGAGAGCATACAATGGTTGGAGAACTTTTTGTCTACCCGCTGTAATGCAGTGGTGCTGGTTTCTCACGACCGGGCGTTTATTGATGCGGTGACCAATAGGACTATTGAAATAAGCTGTGGAAAGATATATGACTATAAGGTTTCATACTCACATTTTGTTGAACTCCGTAAAGAGAGGAGGGAGCAACAGCTTAGGGCTTATGAAAATCAGCAAAAGCAGATTCAGGAAACGGAAGATTTTGTGGAACGGTTCCGCTACAAGGCTACAAAAGCGGTGCAGGTACAAAGCCGCATTAAACAGCTTGAAAAGATTGAGCGGATTGAGGTTGACGAGGAGGATAACTCTTCGCTGAGGCTTAAATTCCCGCCTTCATTGCGTTCGGGGAATTATCCGGTCATAGCGGAAGACCTCGTAAAAAGTTATGGAGACCATGTTGTTTTTCACGATGTGAATCTTACAATCAACCGTGGAGAAAAGGTGGCTTTTGTTGGGAAGAACGGTGAAGGTAAGTCCACCTTGGTGAAATGTATCATGGGAGAAATAGACTATCAGGGGAAACTGACCATCGGGCATAATGTGCAGATTGGTTATTTTGCTCAGAATCAGGCTCAGATGCTCGATGAATCGCTTACCGTGTTCGATACGATTGATTATGTTGCCACAGGGGATATCCGCACTAAAATTCGTGATATTCTTGGTGCCTTTATGTTTGGTGGAGAGGCTTCTGATAAGAAAGTAAAGGTGCTTTCGGGAGGGGAGCGTACCCGTCTGGCTATGATAAAACTTCTGCTGGAACCGGTGAATCTGTTGATTCTGGATGAACCGACCAATCACCTGGACATGCGTACCAAAGATGTGCTGAAAGATGCAATACGCGATTTTGACGGAACAGTGATTATTGTATCGCACGATAGGGAGTTCCTTGATGGTCTGGTTACTAAAGTGTATGAGTTTGGTGGCGGACTGGTGAAGGAGCATTTAGGAGGTATTTATGATTTTCTTCAAAAGAAAAAGATGGAGAGTCTTAACGAATTGCAGAGCAAACCGTCTCTGTCTGCTTCTCCTACAACAAAAAAAGAAGATGCTGAGGCTGCTTCGGAAAACAAATTGTCTTACGAAGCGCAGAAGGAACTCAACAAAAAACTTCGGAAACTGGAGAAACAGGTTAGTGATTGCGAAGATAAGATAGAGGAGCTGGAGGAGAAGATTACAGGGGTTGAGCAGAAAATGGCTACACCCGAAGGGGCCTCGGATATGGAGCTTTATGCAGAGCATCAGAAACTGAAACAGGAACTTGATAGTGTGGTCGAAGAATGGGAAGTGGCTTCCATGGAATTGGAGGAAGCTAAAGGGGAATAA